In the Colletotrichum lupini chromosome 4, complete sequence genome, GAGGGAAGGCACAAGCCGGATGGGCGAAGGCCCCAGCATCTTTTACGAGCCACCCACAATAGTGGTGGATTCTATTGCACGTACTACATGCCTTTGCCCCTTTCGGGCGGTTATGATATGATGGCATAAGGGCGGCGTATAGTGGATTATTCCATTTTCTTTCTCTCTGACGGTATTTCGCATGGATGCATAATTGCTCTCTGGGCCACCGGTGGCAGCGGCGTTAGTAGGCTTAGTAGATGGTAGGAAGACAAAAGTCTCAACATGCCTATGTCTCTTCGTGTCTTGCGCATGAGATTCCCTTCGAGTACTGGTGGCCGTTAGTAGTCTATCCGCTTAGATTTAAAGCCACCGCCCAAGCTTCAACAGCCGTCATCCGATAGAGTGCTGCTGAAACGCCTGCTTCCTATGTGAGAGAACTCGATGCTTGTGGTATATGGTTCATGACCGGGCTTTCACAATTTGACTGGGCACGTGTGAGAAAGATAGGTAAGCGTCCAAATTGTCGGGCCCGGGAAGTCGGCAAGGGGCGAAATTGAAGTAGATTACATCGGTAGTGTCGGATTGAACAATACGAAATAGGCTTCTCTCGAGAAGCCAGACGGAAGAGTCAGGCAAAGGTTCATTCGGCCATGTAACATGTAGATTGCTGTTGGTGCGACTCAGAACTGCGAGTCGCGCACCGCTGGCGGGCTGGCCAGGCGTCGAACCCTGCAACTCGGGTTTATGAAGACGAGACAAGCTTTCTGCGTGAGTGCTTCTCATCCGGGGTACCTGGCTGCGCTGCGCCTACGTTGCCTACTTTGGTCACAGACAACGCTGTTTAATCACCGTGCTCTCCGACTCTCAGGCCGATTATCCGGAGAACTTCTGCCATTGGGTTCCGGGCACTCCACACGTGTAATTCGTAGGCTATGTTGACTCGTGAGTGACGAAGGGAGGCCGCTCGGGTTGGAGTTGTCGCAGCCCGCGCGAAGACTGCTTGGGATGAGGGTTCGTCCTATGCTTCTTTGACGCAGGTGCTCAATCTAACCCAGGGAAAACCTACGCCCACGTCGCGCCAGTGAAAGTTAGTTAGAGGAGTTCATCATGGCTTGACAAGATGATGGACTAGAAGAGCTTGAGTTGCCAAGCATGCCAAGACACATATAAGTCAACATGTGTAGCGTACTGGAGATGTAGTAGACAGCAGCTCTCCAACCACGCCTTTCTTTAACAGTAGTTGTCACCATGCAACATCCACTCCTTAGCATTGCATTCCTCGCCTCTCTGGCGTCTGGCTACTGGCTACCCGAGACACTGGGCAAAGACCAGTTCAAGACCTGCGTCGTCCCCAAGTCCAAAGGCGACGACGCCCCGACCATTCTCTCGACAGTCAAATCCTGCGGCAGCAACTCCCGCGTCGTCTTCAGCGCCGGCACGGAGTACAGCCTCCTCACCCCTCTAAAGTTCTCCGGCCTCACAAACGTAGAGTTCCAAATCGAGGGCAACCTCACCCTCTCGGACGACCCGGCCGCCGTCTCCGCCGTGGTCAACAACCGCTCCATTTACCCGGGCCACTGGATCACCGTCGCCAACAGCAAGGGCGTCACTTTCACGGCTTCGAATGCCCAGGGCGGCGGCTGGATCAACGGCCACGGCGACAAGTGGTGGTCCAGCGCCAACGTCAGCAGCAACAATGGGCGCCCGCACATGTTCTCGTTCGGTGTGACGAGTCTGCGGCTGCGGGGGCTCAAGATTCTCAACCCCGTCGCGTGGTGCTTCTCGATAAGCGGGCAGGATGTCTACATGACTGACACCGTGCTGGACGCGCGGTCCAAGACTGCGTTCCCTTTCAACACGGACGGTATTGACGTTGGCGGTTCCGATATTGTCATCGACGGGTGGACCAGCTGGAACGGCGACGACATCATCAACGTCTCTCCGCCGGCTGTGAACGTGACTATGCGCAACGTCGTCGGATACGGCACGCACGGGATCTCGGTCTCCTGCGCGTCTGGCTCGGGTAGCGGGTACCTGTTTGAGAACGCAGAGATCCACGACTCGCTGTTGGGAGCTCGCTTCAAGGGCTCCGTGGGCACGACGTGCCAGATTTCTGATGTGACCTGGCGCAACTTCACAATCACCAACACTGCTTACCCCATTCACTTTATCGAGGACTATGTCGATCAAGAAAAGGGCGCTGCCGGGAAGGATGCTTCGCTGGCTGCGTTTGCCAAGAACTTCCGCTGGGAGAATATCAAGGCGCATACTGGCTCGGGTCTCAAGGACGGCAGCTGTACCTCTAGCCCATGCTGGAGTCAAAGTCTGGGTGAGTACTAACGAGTTCGAACTATACCTTACTCAACGACACATCTACGAGGAACTGCTAACACGTTACTTTGATTCTCAGGCGCCTCAACCAAGAAGGGGTTGTACCTTATGTGCAAAGACGCGGCGCATTGCCAGGACTTCACCTTCAAGGACATCACCCTCGTCGCAGCTGTAAGTCTTCACAGGGGAAACTATGATGAGGGATTAGTCTTGCTAACAGTATATAGGATGGCAGCGCAGGTGAGATGGAGTGTGTTGGACTGGAAGGAGCTACAGGCCTCGGCATCCCTTGCACGAACGGCACTTTGACCGGAGGCAAATAGTTGATCCCTACACGATACTTGGAGACGTCGAGTCTCGAGTCCTTTTTAAGCGAATAAAGCAACGTAATTCAAATCAACTAGTGACGCAAGAGTTGAGTGTCTCGCGAAGATCGAGTATATGCGCATCGACTGATGGTAAAAACTTGTTGGATTTCTGTGCCGCACCCGCCGACGTCTTAACCAGTCGGAACGAATCCACTGTCCGTCTCTCAATTCCGTTGTCTGCTGCGTATTCTTgtaggtatataaagagaTGGAGCTGAGCTGAGAAGATCTATCAATTGTCGAAGTAGGTCAGTTGTTTGCATTGAGACCATCTATGGGTGAGCATTGGCAGGTGATTCATCACAATCTTCTAGGTGAGCAACTGGTGTTTTGGTAGAGACtcgaagaagagaagaacAAGTGTTGGAAGGGAGCCAAATCGGCGCGAGTGCCTGTCTTGTTTGGCGGTGGGTGGCGTGCTAGCTCGAGGCCTACCCTCCGAGATGATTATCATGAACTCAGGAGAAAATGGCTTGGCCAGCCCAGAGCTAGTTAGATAAGTCAACCCTTTTACTGTGCGGCGATATATTTCTCTTAATTACAAAGATAATGGGAATCTCGGGTGAAGAGAACATAGCCTCAAATGGCCGGCTCCAGCGCGGCCAGGCTTTGAGCCTATCCCCAAGTCACTGATTAAGTGAAGAGAAACGAACACTGAAAACGACCAAAAACGCCACAGATGACGGAATTATAATCAATTGCTACAGCCCTCGCTTAACAATACCACGAAACCCATCACAGCTTAGATTTCTCAACCCTCTGCCCATCAGCCCTCCCCGGTGCCGGATCCTTCTTCGTAACCTCAGCCTTGAGACTAACGGGATCCCCCAGCTGCGACGGGTTTCCGCTCTCGAGGTCCTCCTTAGCAACGTCCTTCAACCGTCTCTTGTCGTAGTCCTGGACGGGCGATCCATCCGAATTCTTCGCGCCTGTGGGACCACCGTCACCGCTGCTGCCCTTGGACTGCGTACCGGAGCGCGGTTTCGAGTCCGCTGCCGCGCCGAGGTCCCCTTCCGTCGGCGAGAGCTTGGAGACTTCGGCCTTGAGGGAGACGGGATCGCCTAGTTGTGATGGGTTGGAGGAGTTCGCCTTTGCGGCGACGTGTTTGAGGCGTTCGGGCTGTTTCTGCTGCTGGTGAGGTGGTGTTAGTATGTAGGTACGTTGAAACGTGAACCGAGTGCAAGCCGGGGATGTGCTTGAGAGTGAGCAACTTACGGGAGCCATTTTGTCTATTTCTGAAATCTAATCGTCTCTATCGATAAGTAGAGATATCGAATTCTAGCAACAGGGAAACCAGCTCCGTTTTAAACTACTCTCTTACCAGCAGACGAGGCCGTTGCAGAACGACAGAATGCCAGCCATGGCGTCGCGCGGTCTTTGACGCCTTCATCTTTGATGACGTGTATGACTTACAAGCCGAGGGCCACAGCGTGGGACACAAACCACACCTACAGTACCTTACCACCTTACTTACCAACGCGGATGGTCCCGTCATAGGTAATTAAGTAGAACAAGCCTCATCGGATCTTCCAATTGCGGAGAAATGATCTAAGATTGGTAGTAGATGGGATTTGAAGACATGTGAAGACGAGCTAGTGAATTGGACAACCTCCGGGCTGCAATAGACTTACACGAATTCCTCGTGCATTTATTTCATCTGCTTCGCAACACACGTGCAATTCCACCTTTACAAACTAACATCTTCGAGAAACGagatatatatactattctaaTCGTGGTATCTGCAGGTGCTCTTCAAGACGCACAGGATGCTAATTACGCTAATCTCCTAAAAATACAACAATAATACTCTCGTGATGCTGTCAATCGTGGACCCCGTGTGTTTTATGCAACTCACCACCTCGTACCGAGGTCTCCTTCTCCCTAGTCATTGCTCACAAGCGCACACGAAGTCATGACCTCGCCGCAATCTGCGCCGCGCTCGCAACAGCCTGAAGCGGCTCCAACTCATCCTCCATATCGCGATCCGTCTGCTCCACCCCCGCAATTTGCGCGTTCACGCCCGACCCGCTACCGCCACCATTCGTCGCTGTCGTAGCAGTGGCTACCGTCGAGCCGTCGGCCGGCGGTGgcgcctcctcctcttcttcgtcagGTTGGCCCATGCCAATGACGTCGATCCAGTTCCAGTACTGCACTTTGCCCTCGCAACGTTCAAAGATGACTTTGTCGTCCATGACACCATCATCAGGCCCGTTATCGCCGTCCTCGTCTGTAGAAATACCCAGCTTCCCGGAACCCGTGCCGTCGACGAGGTCACCTATCCATGTCCGCGCCACGGGGACGCCGTTTGCGCGCATGAGCTGCAGTTGCGCGCGCAGGTTCAGGCGCAGGGCGCGCTCCGGCTCCTCCGAGTTGAAGATCTTTTTGGTGAGCCAGGGGAAGAGGATACCGAAATCGGACTGAGATAGATGCGCAGAGGAGCGGACGTAGAAGAAGTTTGGCTCGGGCAGGCTGACGCCGCTGCGGCGGAAGATTTGTGGCGTGATCACCGACGCTGAGGGTTGCGGAGAGAGGACGCGGGCGGTGACATGGAGGTGGTCTGTCCATTTGTAGAACGCGTCGGACTCGACGGCCAGGATGGCGTTGCCGCCCGGCGCGGTGGACGTGTTTGCGTAGGCTGGGAGGGGCAGATTGAAGAGGTCTGCGGATCCCGGGGCGAGGAGCGGGAAGCACCACATGTCGAGGAGCATGGTGACGTTCTTTGGTGTGATTTGCCTGCACAGGGCCGAGTCCGGTCGCGGTGTGAAGAGGGGCTTCTGGACGTGTGCGAGGGCGGAGGACTCGGCGTAGTAGGTCGTCTTAAGAAGCTGGACAATGGAGGCGGAGCCGAAGCTGTGGCCGCCGAAGATGATGCAGCCCGGCTCATGGACGTGGAGCTTGTTCTTGAACTGGGTCAAGCTGGGCGTGGACTTGTTGAGGTTGGACATTGCGAGGCCGAGGTCCATGTTGAGGGTGACCATATGGATCATGCCGAGCTCCCAGAGACGGATCCGCAACTGATCTTCACGGGCTTCGTAGATTTCGGGGCGGGCGTCGTGATCTATGCGGACGTAGGGAATCACGCGGCGGGTGTCGCGCATGAAGTACTGGTCTTGTTTACCGGGGATGCGGACAAAGGAAGCCACGGCGCTGCCGTCGCGGTGTTCGGGGCAGATGACGACGATGCCGTGGGAGGCGAGGGAGCCTGCCAGGTGGGAGTATGTGTTCCGGTTGCCGCCGAGGCCGTGGGAGAAGATCATTGTCGGCCATCGTCGGTTCGGGGTGTCTGGATCGAGGATCTCGGCGTTCTTGTGGACGGGAATGGTGGTATAGTGCAGATGTCGCGGGAGGAATCTGTAGGCTCAAGTCAGTACAGCACCTTTTGCGCAGGCACTAGAGGAGCGTTCGAGGAAGAGGGGATACATACGAGACAATGTCTGCGAGCATGGGCCGGATGCCAATGAACTGGGTGTAGGCAGAGACATGTTGCCGTTGGGGCGACGGCAGCCAGTTGATGCGCTTGCCGTTGGATTCAGGAACCGCGGGGTAGAAGACGCGGCACTGGACGGTGTGGATGTCTGTTGCGCTGTAGGGGGTCGGACTGGGCGACTCCAACTCGGAGACGGGGATCTCAATGTCGACGGTGCCGACCTTGTGCGGGCCGGTGTAGTCGGGGAAGGACGGCACGGGGCTCATGCGGGAGAAGAAGGACGCGACCTTTTCGGCGGCCGTCGGGGGCGCTTGCGCGGCAGGCGACATGGTTGTTGTGGTGTCGTCTTTCTGTGTTTCTGGTTATTACTTTTCGAGATGCGACTGTCGCTATGGTGATTGCTTTGCGCTGGGTTGCGTTGCGGTGCGTTATGTTGCACTCTGCGCGTTGAGCTGTCGGTCTGAGGTGTGGGTGAACGCAAGGGATAAATCGAAGCGCAAGCCGATGTTGGGAGGAATTAGGACGCAGGGAGGACAAAATAATCACGGGATCGAGTCCGGGGGTATTCGTAATTAGGTGAAGAACCAAGGTATTCATACGTATGGGATTGCGCCGGCGGGGTGAGTGGTTCGTTCAAGGGTTGAAAGAGAAGAGAGTTTCACGTTGAGTCCGACAAAGTTATTGCTGGTCCTGTGTTCCTGTGTTGCTGTGTGCCCTCTTGCAAGCTCTTACAAGCTTTTCGCGGTCGGATATGCGTGTGTCGCGATGGTGTTTTAAACCAATGTTTCCGTCGATGCAAGTTGGTCCCGTCTTTCAATGCGGTGATCAATGCAAGCCGTCGTCAGCTGAGGTGCTCAGATGTATCCGTCTAGACCGTTGACAGCGTGTACGAATAGTAGGCCGATAACagggatattataataggggTGGGAACCGGCGTATTCTTTAGGGGTCGATCGAGATGGGATTGCTGTAGCCGTACTTCGTCGGAAACAGATGAAGCTTCGGCAATATCCGGCGGGAGCTTGTATAGCACTAATGTATTCCGTCGTGTATTGAGTTTTTGCAGCTAAGCAAGCTCTAGAGGATGTATCTGTAACGAGGCGACGAATAAAAAGTTGGAACTTATGGCCGTGGCAGCCAAAGGATTGAAAGTCAAGCAAGGTGGGAGAGCGGAAGCAGAGCGAATTAGTCGACAGAAGCGCAGTGTCCCGATGGGATTTCGAAACCCGATGACAATTAGCTCGGAGCAGTGTTCCCTGTTGGCAGCCAGCCTCACTCCAAAGTCAACAAGGTCCTTGGTAAGCTGGTGCTCCAAAACTTGTCTGTTGTTGATTTCAATGCCGTAATGTTCCTTGCAGAAAAGTTGCAAGTGTCATTTCAACTTCCAAGGTAAGCTTGAGCCAACAAGTCAGACAGCGGACAGACCTCCTTTTGAATATGAGAGACGGCACGAACACCCCCTCCCTAGAACCTCTAGGAAGAGGCCAGTGGAGAGAGGCAACTAGCAAAGCAGAGAAACCCGACAAAAAGGCTGTTTTCGTCTCTCTGGAGCCAATCACGCACTCTGGACCGAGATGGTCTTGTGGCCACTTGCCCGAGGGGGAAACGTCATCCATCTGTTCGCACTttaggtaaggtacggataccacAGGTGTGTTGAGTCGTGCGAGCTGGAGCTTTGTGCGCCAGAAATTTCTTGCCTCGGTCAGCCAAAACGGATTAGCAGACAGAAATGAGGCGAAGCTGGAAAAAGCTCTGGCGTTGGTTCATCGCGCTGCTGCTCTCTGTATACTGTGTAGTGTGTACTCTGTGGACGAAGCTTCTTCCCATTTGCGGCCATCCCGAGACCGAGATGATCAAGGCACGTAGGAACGAGTGGGACGTGAGTAACGGCGGCTCCGGTTCATTTTCCCGCAGAGTCTATGTATCCATCGAATGAAGAATATTTCTTGGCGGCGCTCTAGTTGCTATCCGCGATTGACGTGTTGTGGCGTGTGTGGTTGCTTTTGGGGCGGCGCATGAACGTTGGGTTCTTATTAATCTCGGTCAGGTATTACTCTCAAGCTTCTTAGGCGCGCATAGACTCGCTGGACTTCAACGTCTCGTCGTTCAAAAATCGCCAACGTCTTATCGCTATCTCGATCGCGATCAGTTTGGGGTTCCCATTCCCAAAAAAAGATGCGACCACCTTAAGACTCCATCACGGCGGGGAACAGGGAGGTTCCTTGGTGGCCGAGGTGCGTGATTGACGGCCGAAGCAGCCCAGACTCTTTTGAAGACCTGGCATGTTGAATTTGGTCTGTATCGATCGCATTCTCGAACTAGTAGTCCTCTCAATTGTCGAATTGGATTGGTCGATGGTCCATTCATTCAATCAAAGTGAACTGCGAAAAGGAAAGACTGACGAGAAAAAGAGAGAAAGCGAAGGTGACAGGGAACGAACGTCATCGTCGGTCCCTGCAGCCTCCGACCCCCCGACCCGCCCCCCTTTGTGTACGTACCTAGGGCATTGGTCTCATTGGCTTCTCGCTTCGGTCCGGACGAGGACCCACTCAGCCCCGTCgaaattttctttttttttcggcTTTGCCCCGCCACGGCCAGTCGGCGGCTTATTTTCTTTACGCGGGCACTCGAAGATCTGCGCACAAACGGGGACCATTACAGATTCCGGGAATGATTCTTGTTTCCTGATTTTCGACCGTCTAGCATCCAAGATCACCTGATCATCGTACGGAAGGGTGGCCGAGTTGGTTATGGCGCCAGGTTAAGGTCAGCTTAACATCTGTTTCCTGGTGGGGCAACCCGCGCGAGTTCGAGTCTCGTCCCTTTCAATTTTTGATCCTTGACCTTCTACCATGTCGGTCTGTGTAAGTCATTTTTGACACAAGAATGGCTCCGGCCAGTGGTCATCAGTAAGGTGTGCCAATACGATCATCCTGTGAAGTATAAACCGTACGTGGACGGATATCTTGTAGGCAATCTCAAAGAGCTCTACGATCCTCTCCAATCACCAAGACAGACTTGCCACTACCGACCTCCGCCTCGACTTCGATTTCCACAAGCACCTCATCCCCAATCAGCCCAGCCGTGATCGTAGTATTAGCCGGCCGAATCCCATGACACTTGAAAGCCCATCCATGGGCCTCTGATACCTCCAAAACATCCTCTTCCCGCCGGAGCATCACCCTCGTCCGCACCACATCCGCCATGCTCCCTCCCAACCGCTTAAGGCTTCCTTCGATAATATCCAGCGCTGCCACTGCCTGAGCCCGAGCAGAAACTCCTCCAACCACCGCAGCAAGCCCAGGCTGGAGCTCGGGTGGCGGGTTCGCCGTCGTCCCAGACACCCGGATCACGCTCCCAAATCTCGCGGCACGCGAGTACCCAGCAACGGGCTCCCACTTCCCGCCAGAGCGGAATTCAACCCTCTCCCCCCTAGCAATAGCCTTTTCCACCTCGTCCAGCTCGCTCTTCCTCGGAAGGTGATGATGGCTCAAGTCCCCCGAAGCCGTCAAGAACGGTGGCCTCCTGTACTCGTCACCGCAATCACCCGGTATATCCTCCAACCCTTCCTGCGCAGCCTCAATCTTTCTCCTGTCTTCTTCATCCAGCGAGAACCCAAACGCCGCGAGGTTCGCCTCGGCGTACTTCCCGCTCTCGGAAGTCAACCTCCCCCCGATGATGACTGCTTTCACGACAGGTATATCAAGCACCCACCTCACCGCCACCGCCGCAACAGAAACGCCATGCTTCTTCGCGATATCGGCAACGGCGCCCAAAGCACGCTGAAAGGCGTCCCAGCCTCCCGCGGCGTGTATGAAGCGAAGATACTTTCTCAGACTCCAATTCGTCCCCTGCCCGTCATCCTTTGGCTCCAGCTTGCCAACCCACTTCTCACTCAGAAAGCCTCCAAGTAATGTCCCATACGTCAAGACGCCAACCCCGTGCCGCTCACAAACCCCCGCCATCCGGCCCCTCGTCAACCGGCGATCGATGACGGAGCACGAGACCTGGTTCGTGGCGATTTCGTGGCCAGAGTGAAGGAGAAGCTCTAAATGCGCCGCGTCGACGTTGGTGAGTCCTATATGTGCAATTTTGCCCCGTCGTTGGAGGGTGCGCAGGTGAGATAGGTTGTAGAGGTACGTGTCGTCGGTGTAGTCCCAAATATGGTACTGCATCAGCGCGATCTGGTTCTGGCCCATTCTTGTGAGGGCGAGATCGACGGCTGCCTCTGCTGTCTTGAGGGACCTGTCGCCTGTCTCAGCGGGACACCATTTTGTAAAGGCCGTGATGGGGGGTAAAGTGTAGTTGTCGTTGTGGTTGTGGTGGCCGATGACGAGCTCTGCGGGGCCGTAGTGGTCTGCCATGTCGAAGCCATCGAGGCCAGCTTGGATTCTGCCAAAGGATGTCAGTAAGCTTCCGTACAGTTGAATTTTAGGATGCATGTCGTACAAGGGCTTCATCGCGTCTGCTGCTGCCGCGACGTTAATATCCTGGTCGTGCCCGCCGGCGAGTTGCCAGAGGCCGTTTAGGAGGCGGGGTATCTCGATTGACCCCGCGATGGTCGTCCGCTCGACTTTTGGCGGCGATTTTGCAGTCATTTTTCTTGATATTTCTGGAGCGTAGGCTTGCAAACTGACTCCCAAAACCAGAGTGTAGTGAGGTGAAAGGTTGACACGTTTGAATCAGTCACAAGGTGAGGGGAAGTTGTTGCTTAACAATAAAGTCTGCCCAACTCTGGCCCCCAAGTGGCCTTCATATCACATCTCAAATTCACAACTGTGAGTAAAGTTTCATCAATGATTCTATTGACAATATCGCATACAGCATCATCGCAAATCCCGGGATTTCTCATGTTCTAGGGATATTCTCCGTCGGTCAGAAGCCGCAGAATTGAGCGCTGAGCCTCACTTCAAGTAGCTACGATTATATCTCTCCGGAAATTGTCCAATGATATCAGCTAGCACCTGAACGGCCGTGTATCTGGACTACAAATAACAAAGTCAGCCAAGATCATATCGCTAGTGTTTCTCCGTGAGTGAGGACTTACGCTGGTTCGGCACTGAGAAATGGCCATGCCGGCAAAGTAGAGATTCGAATCTGTTCAAACTCAAGTTAGCACCGTGATCTTTTCACACCAACACCAGAAAGAGAAGCAAAGATACTCACGGCCAGAAAACGTTGTAAGCCCAGGAACCTCGCCCTCCTCATCCACCCCAAAAGCACTCACATTCACCAACTTGCCCGCCGTCTCCTCGTCAACGAACCCACTCCTCTTCCACCTGGCAGGCAAATCCACAACCTCATACCCAGTCGCCAGCACCACCCCATCCGCCTCGACAACCCTCTCGTTCCCCGTCTCCCTATCCCTCACCACGACACCCTCCTCCACGAACCCAACAGCATCGCCCCTCGCAATCTGGATCCGCCCCCCAAAC is a window encoding:
- a CDS encoding endoribonuclease L-PSP, with product MTAKSPPKVERTTIAGSIEIPRLLNGLWQLAGGHDQDINVAAAADAMKPLYDMHPKIQLYGSLLTSFGRIQAGLDGFDMADHYGPAELVIGHHNHNDNYTLPPITAFTKWCPAETGDRSLKTAEAAVDLALTRMGQNQIALMQYHIWDYTDDTYLYNLSHLRTLQRRGKIAHIGLTNVDAAHLELLLHSGHEIATNQVSCSVIDRRLTRGRMAGVCERHGVGVLTYGTLLGGFLSEKWVGKLEPKDDGQGTNWSLRKYLRFIHAAGGWDAFQRALGAVADIAKKHGVSVAAVAVRWVLDIPVVKAVIIGGRLTSESGKYAEANLAAFGFSLDEEDRRKIEAAQEGLEDIPGDCGDEYRRPPFLTASGDLSHHHLPRKSELDEVEKAIARGERVEFRSGGKWEPVAGYSRAARFGSVIRVSGTTANPPPELQPGLAAVVGGVSARAQAVAALDIIEGSLKRLGGSMADVVRTRVMLRREEDVLEVSEAHGWAFKCHGIRPANTTITAGLIGDEVLVEIEVEAEVGSGKSVLVIGEDRRAL
- a CDS encoding exo-polygalacturonase gives rise to the protein MQHPLLSIAFLASLASGYWLPETLGKDQFKTCVVPKSKGDDAPTILSTVKSCGSNSRVVFSAGTEYSLLTPLKFSGLTNVEFQIEGNLTLSDDPAAVSAVVNNRSIYPGHWITVANSKGVTFTASNAQGGGWINGHGDKWWSSANVSSNNGRPHMFSFGVTSLRLRGLKILNPVAWCFSISGQDVYMTDTVLDARSKTAFPFNTDGIDVGGSDIVIDGWTSWNGDDIINVSPPAVNVTMRNVVGYGTHGISVSCASGSGSGYLFENAEIHDSLLGARFKGSVGTTCQISDVTWRNFTITNTAYPIHFIEDYVDQEKGAAGKDASLAAFAKNFRWENIKAHTGSGLKDGSCTSSPCWSQSLGASTKKGLYLMCKDAAHCQDFTFKDITLVAADGSAGEMECVGLEGATGLGIPCTNGTLTGGK
- a CDS encoding platelet-activating factor acetylhydrolase; translation: MDDVSPSGKWPQDHLGPECVIGSRETKTAFLSGFSALLVASLHWPLPRGSREGVFVPSLIFKRRQVLEHQLTKDLVDFGKDDTTTTMSPAAQAPPTAAEKVASFFSRMSPVPSFPDYTGPHKVGTVDIEIPVSELESPSPTPYSATDIHTVQCRVFYPAVPESNGKRINWLPSPQRQHVSAYTQFIGIRPMLADIVSFLPRHLHYTTIPVHKNAEILDPDTPNRRWPTMIFSHGLGGNRNTYSHLAGSLASHGIVVICPEHRDGSAVASFVRIPGKQDQYFMRDTRRVIPYVRIDHDARPEIYEAREDQLRIRLWELGMIHMVTLNMDLGLAMSNLNKSTPSLTQFKNKLHVHEPGCIIFGGHSFGSASIVQLLKTTYYAESSALAHVQKPLFTPRPDSALCRQITPKNVTMLLDMWCFPLLAPGSADLFNLPLPAYANTSTAPGGNAILAVESDAFYKWTDHLHVTARVLSPQPSASVITPQIFRRSGVSLPEPNFFYVRSSAHLSQSDFGILFPWLTKKIFNSEEPERALRLNLRAQLQLMRANGVPVARTWIGDLVDGTGSGKLGISTDEDGDNGPDDGVMDDKVIFERCEGKVQYWNWIDVIGMGQPDEEEEEAPPPADGSTVATATTATNGGGSGSGVNAQIAGVEQTDRDMEDELEPLQAVASAAQIAARS